Genomic window (Acidobacteriota bacterium):
CGTTTCCTGATGATCAACGGCGGCCCGGAAATGTTCGCCGACGCGCGACTTGAAACGCCGGCGTTTCTTGAAAAGTACCATTCCCAAGGCAAGGCGGCGCTGGTCACGTATCCCGAAAAATTCAAATCGTGGGACTCAAACTTCGACGGCATCGAGGTTTTCAGTCTTCACACGAACGCCAAACAGAACACGCGGATCCTGACGATCCTCGATATGCTCTGGTCGTTTCCGTCGTATCCAGGACTGACGCTCGCCGAAAATTTCAAGCGGCCGGACGACAATCTCCGAAAATTCGACGAGATCGCGGCAAAACGAAAGATCTCGCTTTTTGCCGGCACGGACGCCCATTCGAACATCGGATTTCATTTCCTCGGCGACGATGCGGGCAACAAACTGATAAATTTCAAGATCGACCGCTATCAAAACACATTCGGCATCGTCCGCGCACATATTTTGGTCGAGCGCGGCAAGGAGCTTACGAAAGAGAGCGTCATCGACGCGTTCAAGTCCGGACGATTGTTCGTCGGCTTCGATATCGCCGGCGACACTTCCGGATTTTCGTTCACGGCGGAATCGGGCGGAAAGATGTTTCGGATGGGAAGCGAAGTTCCGTTCGCGGGCGGAATGATTTTGAAGTCGGCGTCTCCGCTGGCAGCGCGTTTCGTTGTCCTGCGCAACGGAGTTAAGGTTTATCAGACGCCGCCCCAGACGGAAATGGCCTTTGACGTCAAAGAATCAGGCGTGTACCGCGTTGAAGTTTTTCGGGACGACCTCGGTTCGTCGTTCGAAACAATGCCGTGGATAATGTCGAATCCGATCTATGTTCGCTGAAAGATTTCGCTTCGGCAAACTAATTAAAACGGCAAAACATCCTAAACACACTAATTTGTTTATCTGACGGTTACGGTTAAATTGATGACGAATCTAAAAAAATCTGCTTTTCGGCTTTTCGGGTCCGGTTTTGTGCTTTTTCTTTTTGTTGCGGTCGGCTTTTCCCAACAGGTCCAGCGCGCTGAATTCGACGTTACCGGTTACAAGATGGACGTCCAGCTTTCGCCGAACGAAAACAAGCTTGCGGCGACCGTCGACGTCAGTTTCGTTCCCAAAGCCGACACGCGCAATGTCGCCTTCGAACTCAACGGATCGCTGACGATCGAGAGCATCACGAAGATTCAGTCGCAGTCGGTTGTTTCTACGACGACTGCCACCCCGCAACCGAAAACCAAGACGACGCCGAAACCGGCCGTTCCGACGAATCAGCTGACGTTCGTGCAGGACCGCGTCGGCGTTTCCGAACTCGGACCGAGCGTCAAGATCGATCTTGGTGAAACCGCGGTTGCCGGTTCGACCGTCACTTTGAGGTTCAAGTATTACGGAGTGCTCGTAACGGCCGAAGGCGGACCGCTTCTGACCAAGCGGCTGGCTTATGTCGGGAGCGAGAACGGTTACTTGATGTACGCCGCACGCTGGTTTCCGTTTCACAACTATGCCGCCGATTTTGCAACGAGCGACATTACGATCTCGATCCCGACGGGCTACTCGATCGCCGGCTACAGCGATCAGCCGTCGGCCGCGGTCGGCGGAAAGCAGCGTTTCGTTCAGTCGCGCCCGGGCTTGATCGGCAATTTCGCATATGACCGTTACGCGAGCAAGACGCTGCGCTTCGGCGAGTTCGAGTTTCAGTTCTTTACAAAGGCCGCAAACGATCAACTCGTCTCGCAGTACGGCGAAACGCTCGGCCGCGCGTTTGATTTCTATACCAAGAAATACGGACTTCCCGAAAGCGGACGCAAGTTCGTCATCGCGCAGATCGACGACGACAGTCTCGAGTTCTATTCCGCTCCCGGAGTGCTTTTCGTCGCGCAACGTTTGTTCGATCAATCCCGCGAAGTAACCGCCGAAAGGATGCAGCGCGAAGCCGCGTATCAATGGTGGGGACTTTCGGCCGGTTTGAAGTCGTTTGACGACGCCTGGCTCTCGCAGGGACTCGCCGAATACAGCGCGTTCTCTCTGCGCGAAAGTCAGTTGACCGGTCCGGCGCTTGAATCTCTGCGCCGTGAACTTCTCGAAAAGGCTCTGACATTCGAACCGACGGCATCTCTTCTGCGCGCGCCGTCGAGTCTCGACGATCAATCTACGGCGTATCAATACATTATGTTCGCCAAGGGCGCATTCGCTTACAAGCTTTTGCGCGACACGATCGGTGATCAAAAGTTCGATCAGCTGCTTCGCGCATACCTCGAGCGCTACCGCGGGAAGAACGCCTCGATCGATGATTTCGAGAAACTGACCAGCGAGATCGCCGGCCAGAATATGCGCTACTTTTTCGCCCGCTGGGTCGAGAGCACGGGAGTTCCGGAATTCAAGGCCGACTATCTGATCATCCGCACGCGCGCCGGAAAATTCGTCACGCGCGGAACGGTCCGGCAGAACTACGACAATCTCCGTTTGCCGCTCGAGATCCAGCTCCGTTCCGAAGGCGGCGAGGGACTGAAGACGGTGACCGTCAATATCGAAGAGGCGAGCGCTGATTTCAACATCGAATCCGACGGCAAACCTCTCGAATTGATCATTGATCCGAACTACAAGCTGTTGCGGATCTCGGACGAACTCCGCATTTCGTCCATCGCGCGCCGCGGCATCGAACAGTTCAAGGAAGGCAACTACGTCGAGGCGCAACAGCAGTTCGAACAGGCGCTGAAACTCGACCGTTCGAACGCCTGGATCTATTATCACCTCGGACTGCTCTTCCTCGAGCAGCGCAATTACGATCTCGCGATCGACAACTTCAAAGCCGTCGAGGCGCTCGGCGTTCAAGGCGACGCCCGTCCGGCCTGGCTTCACGTCTGGGCATTGATCAAAAAGGGAAATGCCTACGACGCGAAAGGCGACCGAACGCGGGCAATGGATGCATACAACAAGGGAGCCGCGCTCGGCGACAATTACGACAACGCGCAAGAAGTCATAAAGCGGTATCAGGATAGTCCCTACGACCCGCGCGACAAGACGAGTACGACGGCAGTCAAATAATCGAACGGGAAAGGCGGGCAGCGACGCCTGCCTTTTTCATTTTTGGAAAGGAGTTGAATATGAAGCGATCTTTCGTGGCCTTTACGGCAATCCTCTTCTTTTTTGCGACCGCCTCGGCGACGACCTGGTCACCGGAAGAGTTCACGTGTCCGATCGACAAAGAAAAGAACACGTTTATGGTCGTTACGAGTTACGGTTCGTACATCTATTGGTGGCCTTCAAAATACCAGTGGATCTTCTGGCCGCGTACCGATAGCCCAACGTTTTATCTTTGCAAGAGATGCCATCTCGCGACCTATATGTGGGATTTCGACAAGATCCCGAATGACAAGATTCCGGCGCTCAAGGAGATTCTTGCCGGGGTGAAGATGTCAAAACCATTCAAGGATTACCAGGAGATTTCGACGGTCGAGCGTCTGGCGATCATGGAAAAGGTTTATAGCGTTCTCGATACCGATGACGAATGGTGGAGCGTATTCTACCGGACACAGGGCTACCATTATGAAAGCGCCGGTGATGCCGAAAAAGCGGCGGCGGCGCGGCGCAAGTCGCTGGCGCTGACCGAAAAGCAGATGCAGGACGCGAAAAGCAAGGTACCGAAAAAACTACTGTATTACATTTCAGGCGCGATGAAGCATTTTCTCAACGACGACAAAGGAGCGCTCGCCGATCTCCAAAAGGGCCTCGAAACGCCGTATGCGTCGCCCAACGAGTCCGCTGAGGATCAGAAGAACGCAGAAGCCGGCCTAAACGAGCGGATCAAGGATTACATCGGCCGAATCTCACGTAAAGATATGCCGCGCGACGGCGAAAAATAATCCTTGGTCGCGTCTCGATTCACCAAAACGTGATCGGCGAACGATTCGCTCGCCGATCACCTGAACGCCTACGCATACGCGCCCCGTCAAAACCGGAACTTCGCTCGAAACTGTCCGACGCGCGGGCCGCCGGTCGTGTTCGTGATGATTCCGAAATCGACCGTATCCTGAAGGTCACTGTTCGGATTCGCAAAGTTCACCGTGTTGAAGACGTTGAACAGATCGAACCCGACCTCGATGCTGAACCGTTCGCTGATCTTGGTATTCTTTGCAAAACTCAGATCGAAACGCTTCTGCATAGATCCCCGGAAGGTGTTGCGTCCGAGATTTCCGAAGCCGCCGAGCGGCGATGTGAAGCACGACGAATTGATGACATTCAGATTGCTCGTGCTTGCCCCGCTGACTGCGTCGGCGGATGAACATGTCGTATTCGGACGACCGAAGCCAGGTCGATACAGTCCGCCCGAACCGCGCGCCAGATTTGTCAATTGCGATACGTTGGCAATTTCCGGCTCACTCGCAAAAACCGTGTACGGCGTACCCGACTGCGCCTGGAAGAATCCCGAAACTGACCACCCTTTGACGAACGCGTTTTGCATTCCGCCGGTCGGAATTTCCCAGACGAAATTCGTGCTGAACCGATGCGTCCGATCAAAGTCGGAGACGGCCCGGTTGTTGCTCAAGTTTCGTGAATCTCCCTGAGTGATGAATCCCGTGTTGGGAACATCGGGCTTTCCGCTGCCGGCCGTGCTTCCCGGATCGGACGACATAATGTCGATCGACTTCGAGAAGGTGTAAGCGACGTTGAACTGCAATCCTTTCGAAAATCGCTTCGTCAGACTGAACTGTCCGCCGTGATAGTCGGAATATCCTTTTGATTGCAGTAGCAGTGCCTCGGGAACGTTGAATCCGAGGACCGGTACACGAGCCTCGAAACCAATCACGGTTCCGTTCGCGGCCGATAGATTGAGATCGACCTGTCCGGTCACGGTGTTCAAAAATCCGAACGCCCGTCCAAGACCGCGCTCACGAGCCGTCGCTCCGGAATTCAAGGCACCGTTTGGCGCACCGGCTGCTACATATGCTTGGTTGAAACGCTCGAAAATGTGATCGGGCGTGTTCGGATCGTTCAAGTCGAAACCTTGATTCAGCGCGTTTGCGAGCAGTAGGTTTCGGCCGGCCGTTCCAATGTACCGAGCTTCGAAAAGGAGGTCTTTCATCAGTTCATACTGCACACCGATGTTCCACTGGTGAACAAAAGGAGTTTGAACGTCGCGGTCGATCGCACGAAACTCAAACGTCTCGGCGATATTCCCGAAAACACCTGCCGCAAACGGGACGCCGCGCGAATCAGCCGTGATCGGCGTGTTGTCGCGAATCTGGTACGCGCCGGTTGCACCCGATGAGCGAACGATGCGGAACGGCAGCCACTGGTTCAGCGGGATCGTCGTCGGCGTGTTCGAGAAGGCCGTCGCGATCGGCACATTGCCGGATGGAACGGTGATCTCGACCTCACGAAGGAACGGGTAGTTTGAAAACACGGTGTTGATGAACGCCGCGCTCGGTCGATCGTAGAAGAGCCCGTAACCGCCGCGGACCACCAACTTGTCGGTGATCGAATATGCAAAGCCGACGCGCGGTGCAAAATTGTTGTAATCTTCGCCGTTCAACGTGTGTTTGTTGCCGACGACGTTGGTCGCGTTGATAGCTCCGTCGACGACCGGATTGCCGACCAAATTCACGTTGCTCGGAACGATGAAGCCGCGGGTCGGGTTGTCGCAAAGCGCGGTCGTTCCGCCGGTTTTCGCAAAACACGGTTGAAATGACTCCAGATCGAAATTTCCGATGCGGCCATTCTTTTCAGTTGGACGCATAAACAGTTCATACCGTAGTCCCCAGTTTACGCTGAGTTTGCGATTGATCTTCCAGTTGTCGGTCAAATAGAAGCCCCAGTCCATAAAACGGAAGCTCTTGTCGGTCACGCCATACTGCGTGTCTGCCTCGGTCGCATTACCGGTCACCAGTTGTGTAAAGCTGTCGAACTTTTCGAACTCGGTTGCTTGTTCTTCGGGCAGGTTAGTATCGAATTGATGCCGTTTGAAATCGCCTCCAAATTTGATGTTGTGGTTCCCAAAAATCCAATTGACGTTGTTGCCAAAACTCAAAGTCACTTGCTTGCGCTTGTTGAACGAATCGTTCGGACCTCCAAATGAGAAATTCGCGAGGTTATTGCGCCCGATGTAATGCCCGAGGCGCAACGTCGCGGCGCTGTTGTCAAATGTCGTTGCCGGATTGAAGACGCCAATGCTTTCATTCGTGATCGCCAGAAAGTCGTCGTCCAGACGCCGCGTGTTGTTGAGCGAAAAATACCCGAAACGAAATTCGTTTATCCAGTTTGGCGAAATGATATGGGTGTCCGTTATCGCCAGCGTCCGGTTGCGATCGTTGCGGCGCAGGGTAAACGGAGATGCGAGCGAATTGGGGTCGGGGAATGAATCGAGACCCGGAAAATCGGCCCAAAACAGAGTCCCGCTGAGCGTGTTGGACTTTGAAAGCTGCCCGTCAAGTCGCATCGTGTACTGGTTCTGTTTGAACTTGGACGGTTCGACGCTGATAACCTCAACAAGCGGATTGTTGCGTTGAAGCGTCCGGCTCGTGACGGTCGGAAAACCGCCGAATTGATAGCTGCCTGAACCCGTCTGGTCCACGATTCCAAGATTTCGGAAGGTCGTGCCCTGTAGGCTCGGCAGAACAAACCCTCCGGTAACCGGATTTTGAAGATTGAAGATTCGCCAGGCGACGTCCGAGACGTCCGTCGCGGTCAGACAGTTTGTTCCGACGGTGCAGCTGTTGAATTGATTGAATGCTGCCGCGATCGCCGCCTTCGATCGATCGGTACCGAGCACGCTTAGTGCCAGCGGCAGGATGGTGCGCGTTCGCGCCGTCGGAACGAGTCCGGTGTTTGCGTTCGTATACTGATAACCACCAAAGAAGAAGACCTTGTCTTTCAGAATCGGCCCGCCGACTGTAAGACCGGCTTCGGTTCGATCGGCTCGCGGCTTTTCGTTGCCGCTTTCCTTAAGAAAGAACTCATTTGAGTTAAACGCCTTGTTTTGAAGGTAGTAATATGCGGACCCGTTAAAACGATTTCCGCCGGACTTGGTGACGAGCTGGAAATTGCCTCCGCCGCTGCGTCCGGTCGAAGCATCGTAGAGCGAAGTCTGCAACTTCACCTCTTGAAGAGTCTCCGGTGCGGGCGAGATATTGTCTGAAAGCGAACCTTCGTTGCTCGTGATGTTCGTCGCGTCGATCCCGTTGAAGAAAAGACTGGTCGATGTCGTCCGGGTTCCGTTGACCGATGGCGATATGTTTCCGTTTCCATTGACTCCGACCGGCGAGAGTTCCGACGAAACTCCGGCTTCCGACGAAAGCAGTCCGGTAAAGGAACGCGTCGACGTCGGCAACTTGGTGACCTCTTCTCCGGTGATCTGCCGGGTGATTGTCGGCGATTCCGTCTGGACCAATTGTTGGTCGCTCGTCACGGTAACAACAGCGTCGGCCGCGCCTATCTCGAGCGTTGCCTCGACCGTGCGCTCGACCGACGTTTCAACTGCGACATTCTCGGTGACGCCGCGTTTGAAACCATCCTTTTCAAACGTGATCGAATAAACTCCGACCGGCAGAAGGTTGATGGTCCATCTCCCCTCGCCGTTGGTCACCGCGGTGCGCGACTGATTCGTCGCTTTATTCTTGGCGACGATCGTTGCGCCTTGAACGACCGCTCCGTTCGGGTCCTTCACCGTCCCTGTCAGACTTCCTGTCGCCTGCGCGAGGGCGTTTTGAGTTAGCGTTAAAACAAAGACCATCGAAAACAGTCTTAATACTTGGCTGAATCGCATATTTCTCCTTGGTTACAAATGTTCAAAAACAAGACTGCAATCGGAATTCGAACCTCCGATTGCGATCTCTTGTCGTGTCAATAACTGCTGAATTTCCTTGATTGCAAGATAAAGGATATGGGCGAGAGGTTAAATACGGCTTAAGCTTGAGTTACGATTCGGTTAATTGTTGGTTACGGAGATATTACACAATTCGGCAAAGTCCGAAGGCTCGTCGATATCCAGGTTGGCCGAAGGTACGAGAATTCTTGAAGTTCGATTCAGGTTTCCGGAGATCACACGCTTCGCCCCTTCGGACGGGTCGAGTCCGAGGAGTTCTTCGAAGAATTCAGCCGAAAAGACCGCCGGGACGCCGACGGTTCCCGCGTATTCGGCGGCGGCGATCCCTGAATCAGCGGCGCTCGCGAAAAGCCGATCGATGACCGACGCGTCGATCAAGGGCTGATCGGCGAGAATGATGGCGACCGATTCGACATCCGGAACTTGTTGAATCAAGATCTCAAGTCCGCTCTTGATGGACGAACCGATCCCGTCGGCCCAGCTTTCGTTGACCACGATCAAGACAGGCAAATCGTCGATATGGGGTTTGATGCGTTCGGCGTATGCCCCGAGAACGACGCAAACGAAATCGGCCGTTGAATCCAGTGCCGTCTCAACGGCGCGCCGAACGAGCGATCTGCCCTCAAATTCGAGCAGTTGTTTTGGAAAATAATCAAACCGCCGCGCCTCGCCGGCAGCAAGAATCAGGACCGATCTTGGATTTTGGATTTCGGATTTTGGATTCACTGCTGCGTTTGATGCCCTTCCAAAGGCTGGCTGATCTTTGGTCGGCAATCTTTCGCCTTCGGGAATCTTGAATATCTTGAATCTCTCGGGGAATCAATCGCAAATCCCCAAATCGCAAATCGCAAATCCCAAATCCCCAGATCGCAAATCGCAAATCGCAAATCGCAAATCGCAAATTCCTAATGGATTCCCGCATTGCGGTCGCGAAGGAACCCGGCGCTGCGCTTTTTGAGGACGCTTTGGATCTCGGCGACAATCGCGAGTGCGATCTCTTCGGGCGACTCCGATCCGATATCGAGACCTATCGGACCGTAGAGATTCGCCGGCCAGGATTCGCCGATCTCAGCAAGCAGTTTTTCGGTACGTTTTTTCGGTCCGAGCGCGCCGATGTACGCGGCATTCGACGGCAATATGAATTTCTGGATCAGTTTGTCCTTTTCGTAGTTATGAGTCATCACGACAGCGACCGAATTCGCGTCGATCTTCAGATTGCCCGCAAAATTTTCGGGCGCGAGCAATTGAATCGAATCTGCATCCGGAAATCGCTCGCGAGTCGCAAAGGCGGGACGGTGATCGACGATCGAAACACGCCATCCGAGGGTTTTCGCGATCGTGCAAACGGGAATTGCATCCGTACCGCCGCCGAAAATGAGAATCGAAATAGGCGGGTCGATGATCTCGACAAATCGCTCGCCGATCAGTTGTGAGCGGTCGATCTGCACCGTGCCCGTTTCGTCGTAATCCCGGAGACCGATCGAATCGGGAGCGATCGATACCGAACTGACAAAACGCCTTCGCTCTTTGTTGGCGGCCGCGATCCGTTCAAAATAATCCCGGTCGAACGGCTCGAACAAGATCCGAATGACGCC
Coding sequences:
- a CDS encoding nucleotidyltransferase family protein, with the protein product MNPKSEIQNPRSVLILAAGEARRFDYFPKQLLEFEGRSLVRRAVETALDSTADFVCVVLGAYAERIKPHIDDLPVLIVVNESWADGIGSSIKSGLEILIQQVPDVESVAIILADQPLIDASVIDRLFASAADSGIAAAEYAGTVGVPAVFSAEFFEELLGLDPSEGAKRVISGNLNRTSRILVPSANLDIDEPSDFAELCNISVTNN
- a CDS encoding XdhC family protein; translation: MKEIEEILKTIPRLDADETAVVATVINVQGSAYRGAGAKMLIRANGDAVGTVSGGCLEADVLERAKRVVDSGAAQVFVYDTTKHEDSVFSLNMGCRGVIRILFEPFDRDYFERIAAANKERRRFVSSVSIAPDSIGLRDYDETGTVQIDRSQLIGERFVEIIDPPISILIFGGGTDAIPVCTIAKTLGWRVSIVDHRPAFATRERFPDADSIQLLAPENFAGNLKIDANSVAVVMTHNYEKDKLIQKFILPSNAAYIGALGPKKRTEKLLAEIGESWPANLYGPIGLDIGSESPEEIALAIVAEIQSVLKKRSAGFLRDRNAGIH
- a CDS encoding TonB-dependent receptor, which encodes MRFSQVLRLFSMVFVLTLTQNALAQATGSLTGTVKDPNGAVVQGATIVAKNKATNQSRTAVTNGEGRWTINLLPVGVYSITFEKDGFKRGVTENVAVETSVERTVEATLEIGAADAVVTVTSDQQLVQTESPTITRQITGEEVTKLPTSTRSFTGLLSSEAGVSSELSPVGVNGNGNISPSVNGTRTTSTSLFFNGIDATNITSNEGSLSDNISPAPETLQEVKLQTSLYDASTGRSGGGNFQLVTKSGGNRFNGSAYYYLQNKAFNSNEFFLKESGNEKPRADRTEAGLTVGGPILKDKVFFFGGYQYTNANTGLVPTARTRTILPLALSVLGTDRSKAAIAAAFNQFNSCTVGTNCLTATDVSDVAWRIFNLQNPVTGGFVLPSLQGTTFRNLGIVDQTGSGSYQFGGFPTVTSRTLQRNNPLVEVISVEPSKFKQNQYTMRLDGQLSKSNTLSGTLFWADFPGLDSFPDPNSLASPFTLRRNDRNRTLAITDTHIISPNWINEFRFGYFSLNNTRRLDDDFLAITNESIGVFNPATTFDNSAATLRLGHYIGRNNLANFSFGGPNDSFNKRKQVTLSFGNNVNWIFGNHNIKFGGDFKRHQFDTNLPEEQATEFEKFDSFTQLVTGNATEADTQYGVTDKSFRFMDWGFYLTDNWKINRKLSVNWGLRYELFMRPTEKNGRIGNFDLESFQPCFAKTGGTTALCDNPTRGFIVPSNVNLVGNPVVDGAINATNVVGNKHTLNGEDYNNFAPRVGFAYSITDKLVVRGGYGLFYDRPSAAFINTVFSNYPFLREVEITVPSGNVPIATAFSNTPTTIPLNQWLPFRIVRSSGATGAYQIRDNTPITADSRGVPFAAGVFGNIAETFEFRAIDRDVQTPFVHQWNIGVQYELMKDLLFEARYIGTAGRNLLLANALNQGFDLNDPNTPDHIFERFNQAYVAAGAPNGALNSGATARERGLGRAFGFLNTVTGQVDLNLSAANGTVIGFEARVPVLGFNVPEALLLQSKGYSDYHGGQFSLTKRFSKGLQFNVAYTFSKSIDIMSSDPGSTAGSGKPDVPNTGFITQGDSRNLSNNRAVSDFDRTHRFSTNFVWEIPTGGMQNAFVKGWSVSGFFQAQSGTPYTVFASEPEIANVSQLTNLARGSGGLYRPGFGRPNTTCSSADAVSGASTSNLNVINSSCFTSPLGGFGNLGRNTFRGSMQKRFDLSFAKNTKISERFSIEVGFDLFNVFNTVNFANPNSDLQDTVDFGIITNTTGGPRVGQFRAKFRF
- a CDS encoding tetratricopeptide repeat protein, which encodes MTNLKKSAFRLFGSGFVLFLFVAVGFSQQVQRAEFDVTGYKMDVQLSPNENKLAATVDVSFVPKADTRNVAFELNGSLTIESITKIQSQSVVSTTTATPQPKTKTTPKPAVPTNQLTFVQDRVGVSELGPSVKIDLGETAVAGSTVTLRFKYYGVLVTAEGGPLLTKRLAYVGSENGYLMYAARWFPFHNYAADFATSDITISIPTGYSIAGYSDQPSAAVGGKQRFVQSRPGLIGNFAYDRYASKTLRFGEFEFQFFTKAANDQLVSQYGETLGRAFDFYTKKYGLPESGRKFVIAQIDDDSLEFYSAPGVLFVAQRLFDQSREVTAERMQREAAYQWWGLSAGLKSFDDAWLSQGLAEYSAFSLRESQLTGPALESLRRELLEKALTFEPTASLLRAPSSLDDQSTAYQYIMFAKGAFAYKLLRDTIGDQKFDQLLRAYLERYRGKNASIDDFEKLTSEIAGQNMRYFFARWVESTGVPEFKADYLIIRTRAGKFVTRGTVRQNYDNLRLPLEIQLRSEGGEGLKTVTVNIEEASADFNIESDGKPLELIIDPNYKLLRISDELRISSIARRGIEQFKEGNYVEAQQQFEQALKLDRSNAWIYYHLGLLFLEQRNYDLAIDNFKAVEALGVQGDARPAWLHVWALIKKGNAYDAKGDRTRAMDAYNKGAALGDNYDNAQEVIKRYQDSPYDPRDKTSTTAVK